CTCGTGGCCAAGTGGATAAAGTTCCATGcactttgcttcagtggcccaggtttgcacgttcggatcccgggcacggacctactccactcatcagccatgctgtgatggtgtcccacatataaaacagaggaagactggcacagatgttaattcaaggtgaatcttcctcatcaaaaacaaaacaacacaaaaactcTTACCAGTCAACAATAAAAAGCCaaataaccaattaaaaaatggataagagatttaaagacatttctccaaagataatgTACACATAGCCAAAAAATCCATTACCAGATAATCAAcatttagtcattagggaaatgcaaataaaatctaTAATGAAATACCTCTTGACACGCACTTGTACAAGAATACTgagcagaattattcataataaccacaaatgggaaacaacccaaatgtctatcaactggtgAACGGGTGTTGTGTGGGTCTCAGCCTATTGATAGTGATGCTGCAGGGTAGGAATGCCTGACACACTCGCCTGGGTCCGTATTACTTGTGGTGAGTCCCACAGACATTTCCTCAGCCAGAGCCAATGCTGTGGCTGGACCGGCCCTTGTGGTTCTTTTTACCATCACAGGACGCGCCTCAGCGACATCATCAGGGAACTTTGAGGAACAAGATTTATTATTCAGAGATCCTAGAGGGTACCAGTCACCCTACTTAGGAAAGATTCAGGCTGAGtgttaaagaggaaaaagaatgagAAGGGAGGATTGAGTCTGGGTGTCTCCTGTCCCCAAATACCCACTCCACTTCCCAGATCTAAGTCCACACAGGCCCATCTCCCCAGGCTGATCCAGGAAGCAGAATCCAGCAGTCATCTGGTCATCTGGTCCTCTGTCAGGCAAGactgaagagagagacagagagagagagtgagcaagaGAGAGGTGGACAGAGATGGAGGGATGGACAGAACGTGACAGAGGAGtcgaaaagagagacacagaagggcagcaaagaggctgagagaaataaacacaaagggagagagaaaccaggagagaaaagggagaggtggATGGAGTGGAGCAGGTGACAGGGCCAGGGGGCGGCATTAGGGACAGAACAGGCATCCAGACCCTCCCGCTCCCCTGCAGCCCCCAATCCCATGGAGGGGACAGGACCTCAGCTGCGACAAACCCTGTCATCTGGGGACGGGGCCCAGGAACAACTCTGGCCTTTCAGTTTCACCAGGAAGGACTCCTGGGGTCTGAGTGACCGGGGGCAGCACTGCTCGAAGCAGACCCTGAAGGTGCAGTTGCCGCACTTCCGGGTCCTGCCCAAGGGCACCACAGCGTCGTCACAGCAACAGTGCTGCAGGGGGTTGTGGAACTTGTCCCCACAGGCCATGTGCTGCGGGGACAGCATCAGGTGAGCGCCCACGGGGGACACTGGAAGAGACGGAGCTGGTGTGACCAGGCAGCAGGGCAAGggctcccagcctgggggcctCTGAGAGCCACACCCCACCCCTGAGTGTCCCTCCTGGGCTCACCTGGGGTTCTGTGTGAGCAGAGGATGCAGAGAGCGGCCCAGATAGCTGTAGGAGGGCAGAGGGATGAGGTGGGGCTGCCGGGGCAGCCCGGGGTCCACCTCAGGGAGCCCCGCCTGGCGTAGGGGAAGGTCTGAGGGGGTGTCTGTCCTGTAGGAGGCACAGGGAAAGGCTAGGAGCAGTCCAGGGTGGGATCCAGTCACCTGTGTCCAGGTGTCTTGAGATTATGGGCCTGTGGAAGGTGAGGGGATACAGACAGGACTCTTGGAAGAAATGGGTTTAGGGTTCTGGAAAGTGTGAATATTTCCTGAGTGGGAGGAGTTCTGAGCAGGAGGCTCAGATACAGTCAGGCCATAGCGGGGCTGAGCTGACACTGGTGTTGTCTTACATATCTGACCGACACTAAAATGTAGAAGATTACgaggcagccctgatggcctagcagttcaagttcagcgtgctctgcttcggtggcctgggttcagttcctgggcgcagaaccacaccactcctctgtcagtagccatgctgtggaggctgctcacatagaagagctagaaggatttacacctagaatatacaactgtgtactgggcctttggggaggagaaaaacGAGAGAGAGGAGATTGACAACAGAGGTTACCTcatggtgaatctttcccagcaagaattgaaaaaaagatagattaaaaagtaatttagaaGATTAGATTTGGAATGGGAACCCAGGACATGTATTGTATTGGGTGTGAGTTTGGAAACTGAATAAGCGATGTGGATGGGGCTGATCTTGGGATGTGGAATGGGTATGGCTCTGATGGAGTCATTTGTAGGGCATggggccagggaggaggattAGGTTGAGTTAAGGATGGGGTGGTGGCTGAGACTGGAGATGGGCTTCGTGGGAATTGGGGTGGGTCCTCCTTACCCAGGATGCAGCATCGGGGAGCCATGGCTCGGGGGCGGCTACAGTGCAGTGGAGAGAGGATCAGCGGATCTCAGCAGGTGCTATTATTTCTCCTGAAAAGCTGGTGATGTCGTCAGATCCCCTGCCTGGCCTGCAGAGACACgctgggccctggggcaggagcacgTGCCCTGCCACCAACCTCTCCCCCAAATGCCTCCCTCTCATGTCCAGCATAATGACCTCATTCCCACTCTCCTGGAATCCTAACCCCTCACATCCTCCCGGGGGGCCTGTCAGCTCCCTGACCTCACAGCCCCAGCCCAGAACTCACTAAACCCCGTTTCAGGGAATTCAGGTGAGAGACTAGTTTTTACACATTTGAAAATTCCAGGTTGAACAAGATTGGGGAACAGGGGAATGTGTGGGGAGGACGCTAAGGCGGCTCCTGAATGAACAGGAAAAAGGCCCTGGAGGACCCCTGGAACACACAGCCCCCAGGgccctctcccctcttccttctctgtctcttccactaATGGTCATTTCCTCAGGAGCACCTGTCCACTTAGCACCTCGTGTGCCCCAGGCTTTGTGTCAGAcacgggggaggggtggggagcagaACACTCAGAAGTCACAATTTTCACTGagtgcatgagagagagagacagaatggtAAGATAATCCATTTGAGTTTGGTTGTTGTGGTCAAGGTCAATGTCAATATTACTCGTCTGTGAAGTTTTGTAGGAGAAATTCCACCACCATCAGTAGGTTCCAAAGGCTTTATCCTTAACGTGGGTGTTCagagggagatggatggaatttcCCCTGAGAAGAGCCATCTTGGGGTCAGGATGTGAAGACAGAAGGTGAAGGATCCCCTTCCCATGGGGACACTGTGGGGTCACTTCTGTGGGTCCAGGTCACCCTGTGCAGTCAGGATTGGgaggcccctcccccagctcctgcagGGCTCCACCCCTTCGGGTCACAGAAACCACAGCAGCATGGACAAGTTTCTCTCCAGGGCCTGGAAAGGGCGACCTCTCCCTCATGTCAGCAGCTGTGTCCCTCTACCCCCTCCCTGTTTGGAAAGATCCTGCCTTCTGCGTCCCTGTTCCCCTGAGGGAACCTTGGCACTGGCTCCCCAGACCCCCCTCCACCTGGAGCCCCGGCCCAGAATCAGCTCCTCCATGACATGCCCCCGCTCCAGACAGAAACCAGGGCGAGGACCCAGTGAAAGAGGAACGGAGCGTATCCTTCACTGTGAGGGGGGAACCGCGTCAGTGTCCAGACCCAGCAGATGTGGGGATTCAGGGAAACATCCAGGTCAGCTCCGGGGGTGTCCTTGGTGCAAGCGCTGATCTCTCACCGTTGGGGACAGAGGTGTCATCACAGCCTAGCTCTGGAGTTGTGTCGGGGTTGGCGCTGGTGCCCACAAGCCAGGTTTCCCAGAGTGAAACTGGGAAAGTGAGTTTGCCTCTCCAAGCCTCGGTTTCCTTCCCTTTAAAATGGAGACTACCAGGCCCAGCTGACCCACAGTCTTTTGGTCTAACAGAGATGACACAGTGAAGGGCCTGGCAATAAATAGTAGCTGAGGATGAGCTGTGTGCCCAGCCCTCTGCTACACGACCCTGAGGACACAGTGATGACTCAGTAGCAGGTCCTGTCCCGTTGTTGGGGGTCACAGACTGTCCTCAGACCATGAAGGCTCAGGGAGGTCAGGTTTGGGTTCAGAAAACCCAAGAGCTGTGGGAGCCTGAGAGAGGGGTCATCACTTGTCTTGGGAGTTAAGGGAGAGCTTCCTAGAGGAAGAAATGTCTGAGCTAAGATTTCAAGGCTGAGCAAAGAGagggtggagggcagggcagaGAGAGGTGGCTGGAGGGGGAGACAAGATCAGTCCCTGGTGAGCCTTGGGGAGGACTCAGGACTTCATCCGCAGTGCACTGGGCATCATGGCTGGGTCCCGACCAGGGGAGGAGAGTTCAGATTTGTGTCTGTGAACATCCCTGCATCTATGAGCTGTGAGGAGGGTGGACTGGAGGGTTGAGCCTGGAGTAGCAGACCAGAGAAGATCCTGCCATAGCAGAAATCCTTGTGCAATTACCAGAGTCCCAAATGTCCCCTTTCTCCCCTGGGGCAGGGGGACAGcactcccctcccagccccacatCTCCCCTGTGTTCTGGCCTCCCTTCTCTTACAGCTGCACAGCAGAGCAGTGTTTGCCAGACTGTGGATTACACCATTTTATCAGGTTATAGAATCACTTGAGTTGGTCATAAACtacgttatttttttaattgaaaatatagATTAAGAAAGGGATTAGTATATGCTGTGCAGAGTCCTGTCAAATGTTGCTTACGGAAACTTTCCTTCCAGAATGTTGGAAGACACGTAATGATGTACTACTTATCTATTGCTTAGTAAACTCATGAATGGGGCCGCTCCAGGGAAGGGCTGGTGCCCTCTTTGCTGACTGCTACACACTCAGCTGCCTCATCATGTTTTCcagttcagggctaatctctcAAGACTTTGATTCTGTTCATTTGCTGGGATGGCTCCAGGCAGGCCAGGACACAGTCCTCGTTGCCTCTACCAACATCTGTGGGGCAATAGACGCCTGGACACCAGCTAGGGTGAGGGACATCACATTCCCCAGGGCACGTTTGCAGCCACATCTCTCAAGGGAGCTGAGTGAGCAAAGGGCAGGAAGCTAGACGAAGATCAGCACAGGGCAAGGGGGTCTGTGCTGATGGGAGGGCAGTGGCTGCTCCTGACATGCGTGGATGCAGAGCCACTAACTCACTGGGTCTTGACCAGTGGAGGGTCCAGCCACTGAGAGACACTGTGGGACCTCACTGTCTGGGGACAGCTCTGTCTTCTGTGTGAGAGcctggatctgtgaggcaggacCTGGCCTGTTCTGGTTGAAGCCGTCATTAGGTGTTGGGACTCTGCTTCTCCTTATGGCTAAAGAAGGTTCTGGGTCTCTGGGCAGTAAGTGTAAGATCCCCAACAGCCATTTGTATTATTCTCTCATCCTGTTCCCTGGATCCAAGCAAGACATTGACCCAAGGTTCTACTGCCAGTCAGTGACACAGGCTGGAACAGAACCCAGGACTCCTGAATCCCAGTCCAGGGGCCTCCGAACCCCCCTGGTCCAACGCCTCCAGGAAGGACAGCAGGCTGTGCTCTCAGACTCCCCTcggggctggcagagctgggccagTGTGGTTTTTGATCATCAAGGAGAAGGGACTGAATAGATCAAAGGTTTTAGATTTACTTGAACCAGACTAGCCTCCACTGTGCACAAGCAGATGGGAGTCAGAATCCCACTACAAAGTGAAGATGCTCAGGGAAAGTCTCATTCCAGCAACAGAAGTAATGAAACAGAGTGAGTGGTTCAGCACCAGTGGTGTGGACAGTTCCTTCTGTCTCTGGACACCACCCCTCCCCTCCATTCAGAtgtttttactcttcttttttacgtgtggtaaaatacacataacataaaatttatcattttaaccattgtaaattgtacagttcagtggcatttattaCATTCAAGATGCTGTCACCATCACCAGAATATTCTCATCAGCCCTAAAGAAAACCCCATGCTCATTAAGCAATCCCTGTCCattccaccctcctcccagcccctggaaaccactaatctgctttctgtctcaatgtatttacctattttgtatttttcatataCATAGAATGATACAATGTGTGattctttgtgtctggcttctttcatttatcaCGATATTTTCAAGATTTGCCCATGCTGTAATGCATCTGTACTTCATTTCTTATGAgaaatagtatttcattatatggatataaCACATTTAACTTCTCCCTTCATTAATGGATGGACATTTCTGAAGGTTCTACTTTTtgactcttgtgaataatgctagtATGAAAATTTGAGTACAGTGATGGTTTGAACAACTGTTTGAATTAATTTGGGTATCtacccaggagtagaattgctttatcacatggtaattttatgtttcacTTACTGAGGAACAGATGAACAGTTTTCcctagtggttgcaccattttatattcctactaGCAAACTGTGAGGGTtgcaatttctccacacccttgctaACATATTTTtag
This genomic window from Diceros bicornis minor isolate mBicDic1 chromosome 34, mDicBic1.mat.cur, whole genome shotgun sequence contains:
- the LOC131397045 gene encoding insulin growth factor-like family member 1 produces the protein MAPRCCILAIWAALCILCSHRTPVSPVGAHLMLSPQHMACGDKFHNPLQHCCCDDAVVPLGRTRKCGNCTFRVCFEQCCPRSLRPQESFLVKLKGQSCSWAPSPDDRVCRS